A DNA window from Undibacterium sp. YM2 contains the following coding sequences:
- a CDS encoding OmpA family protein — translation MLKNLTALFVLAAFALPVSTALAQTTAAPASAAQAGEAPASATAATPSAPAVPPPAPAPAAAPKRCDFALTLQSDEIFEHKKSVQLSVLNDKGKERIDNEVMAKLASCAKVDLIVISGHTDLSGSHAQAQKLSEKNADAVVAYLTSKGLNAPMDTMGMGKTQQIKACDDKLPKAKLAECLAPNRRIVVEGRGLAK, via the coding sequence ATGTTAAAAAATTTGACAGCACTTTTTGTGCTCGCAGCATTCGCCCTGCCCGTCTCAACAGCCCTGGCCCAAACCACGGCTGCACCAGCATCAGCGGCACAAGCTGGCGAAGCCCCCGCATCTGCCACGGCCGCCACCCCTTCAGCCCCGGCAGTTCCCCCTCCGGCTCCAGCCCCGGCTGCGGCACCCAAACGCTGCGACTTTGCCCTCACCCTGCAAAGCGACGAAATTTTTGAGCACAAAAAATCCGTACAATTATCTGTACTGAATGACAAGGGTAAAGAGCGCATAGACAATGAAGTCATGGCCAAGCTGGCCAGCTGCGCCAAAGTTGATCTCATCGTCATCAGTGGCCACACCGACCTGTCAGGCAGCCATGCACAAGCTCAGAAATTATCTGAAAAGAATGCCGATGCCGTGGTCGCTTACTTAACTAGCAAGGGCCTGAATGCCCCTATGGACACCATGGGCATGGGTAAAACCCAACAAATCAAGGCTTGCGATGACAAGTTACCCAAGGCAAAACTGGCAGAATGCCTTGCACCAAACAGGCGCATCGTCGTCGAAGGACGCGGCCTCGCCAAATAA
- the gyrA gene encoding DNA gyrase subunit A has product MDQFAKETLPISLEEEMRKSYLDYAMSVIVGRALPDVRDGLKPVHRRVLFAMHEMNNVYNRPFVKCARVVGEVMGKYHPHGDASIYDTLVRMAQDFSLRYTLVDGQGNFGSIDGDNAAAMRYTECRLDKIANEILADIEKETVDFVPNYDGKEKEPSVLPTRIPNLLINGASGIAVGMATNIPPHNITEIINGALHVLRNSDCTIDELIEIIPAPDFPTGGIIYGVSGVRDGYRTGRGRVVMRAKTHFEEFGKDSRTALIVDELPYQVNKKSLLERIAELVRDKKLDGISDIRDESDKSGMRVVIELKRGEVPDVVLNNLYKQTQLQDTFGMNMVALVNGQPKLLNLKEMLSCFLSHRREVVTRRTLFELRKARERGHVLEGLAVALANIDDFIAIIRAAPTPPIAKQELMTRAWDSSMVREMLVRTAADNSGGIDSFRPENLPKHYGIQPDGLYKLSDDQAQEILQMRLQRLTGLEQDKIVNEYKDVMAEIADLLDILSKPERVTVIITDELTLARNEYGEGNKDVRRSEITHNATDLGTEDLITPQDMVVTLSHTGYMKSQPLSEYRAQKRGGRGKQATATKDDDWIEQLFVANTHDYILCFSNRGRMYWLKVWEVPQGSRTSRGKPIVNMFPLQDGEKITVILPLSGDNRTFPEDHYVFMSTSLGTVKKTPLTDFSNPRKAGIIAVDLDEGDFLIGAALTDGKHDVMLFSDSGKAVRFDENDVRPMGRTARGVRGMNLDEGQQVIALLVAENEQQSVLTATENGFGKRTPITEYTRHGRGTKGMIAIQTSERNGKVVAATLVETTDEIMLITTGGILIRTRVSEIREMGRATQGVTLIAVEDGTKLSGLQRIVETDADVDTGDNGAGEAEGSAPEADAAE; this is encoded by the coding sequence ATGGATCAATTCGCAAAAGAAACACTCCCGATTTCCCTTGAAGAAGAAATGCGCAAAAGCTATCTCGATTACGCGATGAGCGTTATCGTAGGTCGCGCTTTGCCGGATGTGCGTGATGGCTTAAAGCCTGTGCATCGTCGCGTATTGTTCGCGATGCACGAAATGAACAATGTCTATAACCGCCCCTTCGTCAAATGTGCGCGTGTGGTGGGTGAAGTCATGGGTAAGTACCATCCCCATGGCGATGCCTCCATTTACGACACGCTGGTGCGTATGGCGCAGGACTTTTCCCTGCGTTATACCCTGGTCGATGGACAGGGTAACTTCGGCTCCATCGACGGCGACAATGCTGCGGCGATGCGTTATACCGAGTGCCGGCTGGACAAGATCGCCAATGAAATCCTGGCAGATATCGAAAAAGAAACTGTCGATTTCGTTCCCAACTATGACGGCAAAGAGAAGGAACCTTCGGTTCTGCCTACCCGTATTCCGAATCTGCTGATCAATGGCGCATCCGGTATTGCGGTGGGTATGGCGACGAATATCCCGCCGCATAATATTACCGAGATCATCAATGGTGCCCTGCATGTCTTGCGCAATAGCGATTGCACGATCGATGAACTGATCGAGATCATCCCTGCACCTGACTTCCCTACCGGCGGCATTATCTATGGCGTGTCTGGTGTGCGCGATGGTTACCGCACTGGCCGTGGCCGTGTGGTCATGCGCGCCAAGACCCACTTTGAAGAGTTTGGCAAAGACAGCCGTACGGCGCTGATCGTTGATGAGCTGCCTTACCAGGTCAATAAAAAATCCCTGCTGGAACGTATCGCTGAACTGGTACGTGACAAAAAGCTCGATGGTATTTCTGATATCCGCGATGAATCCGATAAATCGGGTATGCGCGTGGTCATCGAACTCAAGCGCGGCGAAGTACCTGACGTAGTACTGAATAATCTGTACAAGCAGACGCAGTTGCAAGACACCTTCGGCATGAACATGGTGGCGCTGGTGAATGGTCAGCCTAAATTGCTGAACTTGAAGGAAATGCTGTCCTGCTTCCTGTCGCACCGCCGTGAAGTAGTAACGCGCCGTACCCTGTTTGAACTGCGCAAGGCACGTGAACGTGGTCATGTGCTGGAAGGCCTGGCTGTTGCGCTGGCAAATATCGATGACTTTATCGCCATCATCCGCGCTGCGCCTACGCCACCGATCGCGAAACAGGAATTGATGACACGCGCCTGGGATAGCTCCATGGTGCGTGAGATGCTGGTGCGTACTGCGGCTGACAATTCTGGTGGTATTGATTCTTTCCGCCCTGAGAATTTGCCCAAGCATTACGGCATACAGCCAGATGGCCTGTATAAATTGTCTGACGACCAGGCGCAGGAAATCCTGCAAATGCGTTTGCAACGCCTGACTGGCCTGGAACAAGACAAGATCGTCAATGAATACAAAGACGTCATGGCCGAGATCGCCGATTTGCTGGACATCTTGTCCAAGCCAGAGCGTGTCACCGTCATCATCACTGATGAACTGACCCTGGCCCGCAATGAATACGGCGAAGGCAATAAAGATGTACGCCGCTCAGAAATCACCCATAACGCCACAGACCTGGGCACAGAAGACCTGATCACGCCGCAAGACATGGTCGTGACCCTGTCGCACACTGGTTATATGAAGTCGCAGCCCCTGTCTGAATACCGCGCGCAAAAACGCGGTGGCCGTGGCAAGCAGGCGACAGCGACCAAGGATGATGACTGGATCGAGCAACTCTTCGTGGCTAATACCCATGATTACATCCTGTGCTTCAGCAACCGTGGCCGCATGTACTGGCTGAAAGTATGGGAAGTGCCACAAGGCTCGCGCACTTCACGCGGCAAGCCTATCGTCAACATGTTCCCATTGCAGGACGGTGAAAAAATCACCGTCATCCTGCCTTTGTCTGGCGATAACCGTACTTTCCCTGAAGACCACTATGTCTTCATGTCCACCAGCCTGGGCACGGTCAAGAAAACACCTTTGACTGACTTCAGCAATCCACGTAAAGCCGGCATTATTGCGGTTGATCTGGACGAGGGCGATTTCCTCATCGGCGCGGCACTGACCGATGGCAAGCATGATGTCATGCTGTTCTCTGATTCCGGCAAGGCAGTACGCTTTGATGAAAACGATGTACGTCCTATGGGCCGTACTGCCCGTGGCGTACGCGGCATGAACCTGGATGAAGGCCAGCAGGTTATTGCATTGCTGGTGGCTGAAAATGAGCAGCAATCTGTGTTGACTGCGACTGAAAACGGCTTCGGCAAACGTACTCCTATCACTGAATACACCCGTCATGGCCGTGGTACCAAAGGCATGATCGCGATCCAGACATCCGAGCGTAATGGCAAGGTTGTAGCAGCTACGCTGGTAGAAACAACGGATGAAATCATGTTGATCACTACTGGTGGCATTCTGATCCGTACTCGCGTTTCCGAGATCCGTGAAATGGGCCGTGCGACCCAGGGTGTGACCCTGATTGCGGTGGAAGATGGCACCAAGCTGTCCGGTTTGCAACGTATTGTCGAAACAGATGCAGATGTAGATACAGGCGATAACGGTGCTGGCGAAGCGGAAGGCAGCGCACCAGAAGCCGACGCAGCGGAGTAA
- the ubiG gene encoding bifunctional 2-polyprenyl-6-hydroxyphenol methylase/3-demethylubiquinol 3-O-methyltransferase UbiG: MSTLNADPAEIQKFSELAHRWWDPSSEFKPLHEINPLRLEWINQRVPLAGKQVIDVGCGGGILAESMAKKGATVTGIDLSDKALKVADLHGLESGVSVRYKKIAAEDMAEAEAGQFDVVTCMEMLEHVPDPASIIKACAKMVKPGGHVFFSTLNRNAKAYLFAVIGAEYLLQMLPKGTHDYAKFITPAELSQDIRNAGLELHAMKGLSYNPLTQIYSLNSDTSVNYMVACTRPL; the protein is encoded by the coding sequence ATGTCCACCTTGAACGCTGATCCCGCAGAAATCCAGAAATTTAGTGAACTTGCCCATCGCTGGTGGGACCCCAGCTCAGAATTCAAACCCCTGCATGAAATTAACCCCCTGCGCCTGGAATGGATCAACCAGCGTGTGCCGCTGGCAGGCAAACAAGTCATCGACGTAGGTTGCGGCGGCGGCATCCTGGCCGAATCCATGGCAAAAAAAGGGGCGACAGTTACCGGCATAGACCTGTCTGACAAGGCGCTCAAGGTCGCCGACCTGCATGGCCTCGAATCTGGCGTCAGTGTCCGCTATAAAAAAATCGCCGCCGAAGACATGGCAGAAGCAGAGGCTGGCCAGTTTGATGTTGTCACCTGCATGGAAATGCTGGAACACGTACCCGACCCCGCATCCATCATCAAGGCCTGTGCAAAAATGGTCAAACCAGGCGGACATGTGTTCTTCTCAACACTGAACCGCAATGCCAAAGCCTACCTGTTTGCCGTCATCGGCGCAGAATACCTGCTGCAAATGCTGCCCAAGGGCACGCATGATTACGCCAAGTTCATCACCCCGGCAGAATTGTCACAAGACATACGTAATGCAGGCCTGGAATTACATGCGATGAAGGGCTTGAGTTATAACCCCCTGACCCAAATCTACTCCCTGAATAGTGATACCAGCGTCAACTACATGGTTGCCTGTACACGTCCGCTGTGA
- a CDS encoding glutathione S-transferase family protein, whose amino-acid sequence MSLTLYGHPFSSYTQKVLIALYENDTPFEFRCIGPDTPAYTAEWLQRWPLGKFPLLVDGERNVVETSIIIEYLQLVHPGPVRLLPADPMQALDVRFLDRYFDLHVMTPVQHAVGAALTGDTIKRQEGLAHAASKLDLAYAWLENHSKGDAWASGENFTLADCAAAPSLFYADWTQQIAEKYPRLRAYRSRLLARPSFARAVEEARPYRQLFPLGAPDRD is encoded by the coding sequence ATGTCACTCACACTATACGGTCATCCATTCTCGTCCTACACCCAGAAAGTGCTTATCGCTCTGTACGAGAACGACACGCCTTTTGAATTCCGCTGCATAGGACCAGATACGCCCGCCTACACCGCAGAGTGGTTGCAACGCTGGCCGCTGGGCAAATTCCCCTTGCTTGTTGACGGTGAGCGCAATGTTGTCGAGACCAGTATCATCATTGAGTACCTGCAATTGGTTCACCCTGGGCCAGTGCGCCTGCTGCCGGCAGACCCCATGCAGGCACTGGACGTGCGCTTTCTTGACCGCTATTTCGACCTGCACGTCATGACCCCGGTCCAGCATGCGGTTGGCGCAGCACTGACAGGCGATACCATAAAAAGACAGGAAGGACTGGCCCACGCCGCCAGCAAACTCGACCTCGCCTATGCATGGCTGGAAAACCACAGCAAAGGCGATGCTTGGGCCAGCGGCGAAAATTTCACGCTGGCAGACTGCGCTGCAGCGCCTTCACTCTTCTATGCAGACTGGACCCAGCAAATCGCAGAAAAATATCCAAGACTACGCGCCTACCGCAGCCGTTTGCTGGCCCGCCCATCATTCGCGAGGGCAGTGGAAGAGGCGCGGCCTTATCGGCAGTTATTCCCGCTTGGGGCGCCGGACAGGGATTAG
- the serC gene encoding 3-phosphoserine/phosphohydroxythreonine transaminase → MTTIYNFSAGPAVLPKEVLQQAAAEMLDWHGSGMSVMEMSHRGPEFMSILAAAQSDLRELLAVPDNYKILFLQGGGLGENAIVPMNLMGRKPQPATADFVHTGSWTGKSIKEAKKYGNVNIAASGEASGYTTVPPRDSWKLTPDAAYVHLCTNETIDGVEYQFAPDVAAETGDAPIVADMSSHILSRVIDVSKYGVIFGGAQKNIGPAGLTIVIVREDLLGHALPICPSAFDWKIVADNDSMYNTPPTYAIYIAGLVFQWLKQQGGVAAMEQRNIAKSSLLYDYLDSTGFYENRVEKGSRSRMNVPFYLKDESLNAAFLAEAKANGLLQLKGHKSVGGMRASIYNAMPIEGVQALVSFMQDFAKRNS, encoded by the coding sequence ATGACGACGATCTACAATTTCTCTGCAGGCCCGGCAGTATTGCCGAAAGAGGTATTGCAGCAAGCCGCTGCCGAAATGCTGGACTGGCATGGCAGTGGCATGTCGGTCATGGAAATGAGTCACCGTGGGCCAGAGTTCATGTCCATCCTCGCTGCTGCGCAAAGCGATTTGCGCGAGCTGCTGGCGGTGCCGGACAATTATAAAATCCTGTTCCTGCAAGGCGGCGGCCTGGGCGAAAACGCCATCGTCCCCATGAACCTCATGGGACGCAAGCCACAGCCTGCGACGGCAGATTTTGTGCATACCGGTTCCTGGACTGGCAAGTCCATCAAGGAAGCAAAAAAATACGGTAACGTCAATATCGCAGCGTCTGGTGAAGCCAGCGGCTACACCACTGTGCCGCCACGCGATAGCTGGAAATTGACGCCAGATGCCGCTTATGTGCACCTGTGTACTAATGAAACCATCGATGGTGTTGAGTATCAGTTTGCCCCAGATGTGGCGGCAGAAACTGGAGACGCGCCCATCGTTGCCGACATGTCTTCGCACATTCTGTCGCGCGTGATTGATGTCTCCAAATACGGCGTCATCTTTGGCGGTGCGCAAAAGAATATAGGTCCGGCGGGTTTGACCATCGTCATCGTGCGTGAAGATTTGCTCGGCCATGCCTTGCCCATCTGCCCATCTGCCTTTGACTGGAAAATCGTCGCCGACAATGATTCCATGTACAACACCCCGCCAACCTATGCGATTTATATTGCGGGCCTGGTGTTCCAGTGGCTCAAGCAACAGGGTGGTGTGGCAGCGATGGAGCAAAGGAATATTGCCAAATCCAGCCTGCTGTATGACTACCTCGATTCCACAGGCTTTTACGAAAACCGGGTAGAGAAGGGCAGCCGTTCGCGTATGAATGTGCCTTTTTACCTGAAAGATGAAAGCCTGAATGCGGCATTCCTGGCAGAAGCCAAGGCGAATGGCCTGTTGCAATTGAAAGGCCATAAATCAGTAGGCGGCATGCGTGCCTCGATTTATAACGCCATGCCTATAGAAGGCGTGCAGGCCTTGGTCAGTTTTATGCAGGATTTCGCCAAAAGAAATTCATAA
- a CDS encoding di-heme-cytochrome C peroxidase, protein MKLPKIKFKIWHGFLLLILLFIIPPLIITLSQRWEVSDSDPDRGAMTVKQDVFGDSASKIVYLEQNWKPEQSLWFYTTTQGSNLLPYDFFLVLEQADKPELFRSDENINRYRYLPQKKTSSNPDALPVGFVKDNYLSKNYMGFTCAACHTGQINYKGTGMRIDGGPASADMAGFLKGLTDAMISVRDKPDVQKRFVKAVMALGAYSSEADVIADIKTYTLRLTSYNIINHSPVDYGYARLDAFGRIYNRTLEHLLNRQQIEEVLGKVLTEDEVRTAMAGIGPDISSADRDKIVERVATSAKNIVKLRQELFIKADAPVSYPFLWDIAQHDYVQWNGLGGNGGLGPLGRNTGEVIGVFGSLDWHEGKRFSITSLLTGQGWTKKVVEYDSSINTQNLRRIENQLTELQSPKWPQDILGKLDQTRIKRGEKLFANYCVSCHAEIDRSSPQRRVVAHMSKLEEVGTDPTMADNSIKYEGYSGILRNQYVGAGVGDVLLDKKAPIAALLTKATLGVVTTPDADKGFIRRWSEWLHNIFQALFSNEIKDSNKHGNYNPDTTMTPYSSLQAYKGRSLNGIWATGPYLHNGSVPTLYDLLLPACQAEQKDAECRPEKFIVGSREFDAEKVGMKSTGYEGFVFDTRLNGNRNTGHDYGNKPAKGPGDLPMLTKEQRLDLLEYLKDQ, encoded by the coding sequence ATGAAACTTCCGAAAATAAAATTCAAAATATGGCATGGCTTCTTGCTGCTGATTTTGCTGTTCATCATCCCTCCCCTGATCATCACCTTGTCGCAGCGATGGGAAGTGTCTGACAGTGATCCTGATCGTGGTGCGATGACGGTCAAGCAGGATGTGTTTGGAGACAGCGCAAGCAAGATTGTGTATCTGGAGCAGAACTGGAAGCCTGAGCAGAGCCTGTGGTTTTATACAACCACACAGGGTTCGAATTTGCTGCCTTATGATTTTTTCCTGGTACTGGAACAAGCTGACAAGCCGGAGTTGTTCCGCAGCGATGAGAATATCAATCGCTACCGCTACCTGCCACAGAAAAAAACCTCGAGCAACCCTGATGCCTTGCCGGTGGGCTTTGTCAAAGATAATTACCTGAGCAAAAATTACATGGGCTTTACCTGTGCGGCTTGCCATACCGGGCAAATCAATTACAAGGGTACAGGCATGCGTATTGACGGTGGCCCGGCCAGTGCTGACATGGCTGGTTTCCTGAAAGGTCTGACGGACGCGATGATTTCTGTCAGAGACAAACCAGATGTGCAAAAACGTTTTGTGAAGGCTGTCATGGCGCTTGGTGCCTACAGCAGCGAAGCAGATGTCATTGCAGATATCAAGACGTATACCCTGCGCCTGACCAGCTACAACATCATCAACCATAGTCCTGTCGATTATGGCTATGCGCGACTGGATGCCTTTGGCCGCATCTACAACCGCACGCTTGAGCATTTGCTGAATCGTCAGCAGATAGAAGAAGTGCTGGGCAAGGTCTTGACTGAAGATGAAGTGCGTACGGCAATGGCAGGCATAGGGCCGGACATCAGCTCTGCCGACCGCGACAAGATCGTGGAAAGAGTAGCGACATCGGCCAAAAATATCGTCAAGCTCAGGCAGGAATTATTCATCAAGGCAGATGCACCTGTCAGTTACCCTTTCTTGTGGGATATCGCCCAACATGATTATGTGCAGTGGAATGGCCTGGGTGGCAATGGTGGCCTGGGCCCACTGGGCCGCAATACAGGTGAAGTCATCGGCGTGTTTGGTTCACTGGACTGGCATGAGGGCAAGCGATTCTCTATCACTTCATTGCTGACTGGCCAGGGCTGGACCAAGAAGGTGGTTGAGTATGACAGCTCTATCAATACCCAGAACCTGCGCCGCATAGAAAACCAGTTGACTGAATTGCAGTCACCCAAATGGCCGCAAGACATTCTGGGCAAGCTGGACCAGACCCGCATCAAGCGCGGTGAAAAGCTGTTTGCCAATTATTGTGTCAGTTGCCATGCAGAGATAGACCGCAGCTCGCCACAACGCCGTGTCGTGGCACATATGTCGAAGCTGGAAGAAGTGGGCACCGACCCGACCATGGCCGATAACAGCATCAAGTACGAAGGTTATTCAGGTATCTTGCGCAATCAGTACGTGGGCGCGGGTGTCGGTGATGTGCTGCTGGATAAAAAAGCCCCTATCGCCGCCCTGCTGACCAAGGCAACGCTGGGTGTGGTAACGACACCAGATGCGGACAAGGGCTTCATACGCCGCTGGTCTGAATGGTTGCACAATATTTTCCAGGCTTTGTTCAGCAATGAAATCAAGGATTCAAACAAGCATGGTAATTACAATCCTGATACCACGATGACGCCCTACTCTTCGCTGCAGGCGTACAAGGGACGCTCACTGAATGGCATCTGGGCGACCGGGCCTTATCTGCATAATGGTTCTGTGCCTACCCTGTATGATTTGCTGTTACCTGCCTGTCAGGCCGAGCAAAAGGATGCAGAATGCAGACCTGAGAAGTTCATAGTGGGTTCACGCGAATTTGATGCAGAAAAAGTCGGCATGAAGAGCACAGGCTATGAAGGTTTTGTCTTTGACACCCGGCTCAATGGCAACCGTAATACAGGTCATGACTATGGCAACAAACCAGCAAAAGGGCCAGGCGACTTGCCTATGTTGACGAAGGAGCAAAGACTGGATTTGCTGGAGTATTTGAAGGATCAGTGA
- the ompA gene encoding outer membrane protein OmpA: protein MKNLVKLVIAASAVASFSASAQQDIMANKPHSAYVQDGRGVIARDPFGLCWRTGYWTPADAVPGCDAPLVQPAPPAPPKVVAPEVKPEPAKPPVPPAPTSEKVTFAADAFFDFDKAVLKPEAKVKLDDMASKLKSINLEVVIAVGHTDSVGSDEYNQKLSIRRAEAVKAYLVSKGIEANRVYTEGKGKKQPVADNKTADGRAKNRRVEIEVVGTRNVK, encoded by the coding sequence ATGAAAAATTTAGTCAAGCTCGTTATCGCAGCGTCCGCAGTAGCATCCTTTTCTGCTTCCGCACAGCAAGACATCATGGCTAACAAGCCACACAGCGCCTATGTACAAGATGGTCGCGGTGTAATTGCACGTGACCCATTTGGTCTGTGCTGGCGCACTGGCTACTGGACTCCTGCTGACGCAGTTCCAGGTTGCGATGCACCTTTGGTACAACCAGCTCCACCAGCACCACCTAAAGTAGTTGCGCCGGAAGTTAAGCCTGAACCAGCAAAACCACCAGTTCCACCTGCACCTACTTCTGAAAAAGTAACGTTCGCAGCTGACGCATTCTTTGACTTTGACAAAGCAGTTCTGAAACCAGAAGCTAAAGTCAAACTCGACGACATGGCATCCAAACTGAAATCCATCAACCTGGAAGTCGTTATCGCTGTTGGTCACACTGACTCTGTAGGCTCTGACGAATACAACCAAAAATTGTCTATCCGTCGCGCTGAAGCTGTCAAAGCTTACCTGGTAAGCAAAGGCATCGAAGCCAACCGTGTTTACACTGAAGGCAAAGGCAAAAAACAACCAGTAGCTGACAACAAAACAGCTGATGGTCGCGCCAAAAACCGTCGCGTTGAAATCGAAGTTGTTGGTACACGCAACGTCAAGTAA
- a CDS encoding HAD family hydrolase, whose translation MQTPQAILFDLDGTLADTAPDLAAAVNVMRENRQLAPVHYQSLRPHASAGARGLLGAGFGITPEHPDYEAMRVEFLNQYESAIAVHSKLFKQVPDLLRGLDVMGVSWGIVTNKAMRFTRPLIPLLDLQEARCVISGDTTPHAKPHPAPLLEAARQLGIRSENCWYVGDDLRDIQAAEAAGMTSIAAAWGYCGATEPKHWKADAIIDSPLELLELVRGKHLQAVGS comes from the coding sequence ATGCAAACTCCACAAGCAATTCTGTTTGACCTTGATGGCACCCTCGCAGACACCGCCCCCGACCTCGCAGCCGCCGTCAATGTCATGCGGGAAAACAGGCAACTGGCACCCGTTCATTATCAAAGTTTGCGCCCACATGCATCCGCTGGCGCACGCGGTTTGCTGGGCGCGGGCTTTGGCATCACGCCAGAACACCCTGACTACGAAGCCATGCGCGTTGAATTTTTGAACCAGTATGAATCCGCCATTGCTGTGCACAGCAAACTGTTCAAGCAAGTGCCTGATCTGCTGCGCGGTCTCGATGTCATGGGCGTATCCTGGGGCATAGTCACCAACAAGGCCATGCGCTTTACCCGCCCGCTGATCCCGCTGCTGGATTTGCAGGAAGCGCGCTGCGTGATTTCTGGCGACACCACCCCGCATGCCAAACCCCACCCTGCCCCCTTACTCGAAGCGGCAAGGCAACTGGGCATACGCTCAGAAAACTGCTGGTACGTAGGCGACGACCTGCGCGACATACAAGCTGCCGAAGCAGCAGGTATGACCAGCATCGCCGCCGCCTGGGGTTATTGCGGCGCGACCGAACCCAAACACTGGAAAGCCGACGCCATCATCGACAGCCCGCTGGAACTGCTGGAACTGGTACGCGGCAAACATTTACAGGCCGTAGGCTCTTGA
- the pheA gene encoding prephenate dehydratase, whose translation MSDNKLLPLRIKIDAIDAQILDLLNQRARVAEEVGHVKAETNAPVFRPEREAQVLRGVAERNPGPLLSDDIQLIFREIMSACRALERRVVVAFLGPVGTFSEQAVYKQFGHAIQPLPCVSIDEVFRATEAGTADFGVVPIENSSEGAINRTLDLLLQTSLAISGELAIPVQHSLMSKSGNMEGVSRICAHSQALAQCQAWLNQHFPHVERHAVASNAEAARMASGDYTVAAIASEIAGHQYNLGIVSAHIQDDPHNRTRFAVIGRLHTTPSGKDQTSIVLATPNKAGAVYNLLAPLEKHGVSMTRFESRPARTGNWEYYFYVDVEGHVMDAKVAAAMAELNDKAAFFKVLGSYPCTV comes from the coding sequence ATGAGCGACAATAAATTACTCCCCCTGCGCATCAAGATTGATGCCATTGATGCACAAATCCTGGATTTGCTGAACCAGCGCGCCCGCGTGGCGGAAGAAGTTGGTCATGTCAAGGCAGAAACCAATGCGCCAGTGTTTCGTCCTGAGCGTGAAGCGCAAGTCTTGCGCGGCGTGGCGGAGCGCAATCCAGGCCCCTTGCTGAGTGACGACATACAACTGATCTTCCGCGAAATCATGTCAGCCTGCCGTGCGCTGGAGCGCCGCGTGGTCGTGGCTTTCCTTGGTCCTGTCGGCACCTTCAGTGAGCAGGCTGTCTATAAGCAGTTTGGTCATGCCATCCAGCCCCTGCCTTGCGTATCTATTGATGAAGTTTTTCGTGCGACCGAAGCAGGCACGGCGGACTTTGGTGTCGTGCCTATCGAGAATTCATCCGAAGGCGCGATCAACCGTACCCTGGATTTGCTCTTGCAAACCAGCCTGGCCATCAGTGGCGAGCTGGCGATACCTGTACAACATAGCCTGATGAGCAAGTCTGGCAATATGGAAGGCGTCAGCCGCATCTGTGCCCATTCGCAAGCTTTGGCACAATGCCAGGCCTGGCTGAACCAGCATTTCCCGCATGTGGAAAGACATGCCGTGGCATCGAATGCAGAGGCAGCACGCATGGCCAGTGGTGACTATACCGTGGCGGCGATTGCCAGTGAAATTGCCGGTCACCAGTACAACCTGGGCATCGTCTCTGCCCACATCCAGGATGACCCGCATAACCGTACCCGTTTTGCCGTCATTGGTCGCCTGCATACTACGCCTAGTGGCAAGGACCAGACTTCCATCGTGCTGGCGACGCCGAACAAGGCAGGTGCTGTTTATAATTTGCTGGCCCCTCTGGAAAAACATGGCGTCTCGATGACGCGCTTTGAGTCACGTCCTGCACGCACCGGCAATTGGGAATATTATTTCTATGTCGATGTAGAAGGCCATGTCATGGACGCCAAGGTGGCAGCCGCCATGGCCGAGTTGAATGACAAGGCAGCCTTCTTCAAGGTGCTGGGTTCTTACCCTTGTACAGTGTGA